One stretch of Pigmentiphaga aceris DNA includes these proteins:
- a CDS encoding response regulator transcription factor yields the protein MKANLDPITVLVAHAEPFVAIGVAAVLREQGGLDVALCKGACPLDATDQQVSGRTADVVVTDYDSGMALLASRRDGANTANGPRVMMLTHKAREQDVRIALEAGAHGYVLLDCPVEEVADGMRALKCGVRYLCAAAARSMADSLTREALTPRELDVLVSLARGNCNKLIATELDLAVGTIKIHLKALMAKMSARSRTQVVTTAMARGLIPASGPATAEARAVSAVDRAQTERRGVAYLPRPVPASTGRMTGQPMGQATGSQAIEAAATPPRPARYFAATSRPVAWLR from the coding sequence ATGAAAGCAAACCTCGATCCAATCACCGTCCTCGTGGCGCATGCCGAGCCGTTCGTTGCGATTGGGGTGGCCGCCGTATTACGTGAGCAGGGCGGGCTGGACGTTGCCTTGTGCAAGGGCGCATGTCCGCTTGATGCGACTGACCAGCAGGTGTCTGGGCGAACCGCCGATGTGGTGGTGACCGACTACGACAGCGGCATGGCGCTGCTGGCCAGTCGGCGCGATGGTGCGAACACGGCAAATGGTCCGAGGGTGATGATGTTGACGCACAAAGCCCGCGAGCAAGACGTGCGCATCGCCCTGGAGGCTGGTGCACACGGTTACGTGCTGCTGGATTGCCCGGTGGAAGAAGTTGCCGACGGCATGCGAGCGCTGAAATGCGGCGTGCGTTATCTGTGCGCTGCGGCTGCGCGCAGCATGGCCGACAGCCTGACACGTGAAGCCCTGACGCCGCGTGAACTCGATGTGCTGGTCAGCCTGGCGCGCGGCAACTGCAACAAGCTGATCGCCACTGAACTGGACCTGGCGGTGGGCACCATCAAGATTCACTTGAAGGCGCTGATGGCAAAGATGTCGGCACGCAGCCGTACACAGGTGGTCACGACCGCGATGGCGCGTGGGTTGATTCCGGCATCTGGCCCGGCCACGGCAGAGGCACGCGCGGTATCTGCCGTAGATCGTGCACAGACCGAGCGTCGTGGGGTTGCTTATCTGCCCAGGCCGGTGCCCGCATCGACAGGCCGGATGACTGGCCAACCCATGGGTCAAGCAACCGGCAGCCAAGCCATCGAGGCTGCGGCTACGCCGCCGAGGCCTGCCCGCTATTTCGCCGCAACGTCTCGGCCAGTTGCGTGGCTGCGATAA
- a CDS encoding ATP-binding protein, translated as MKRPASLPTSQPHPPHSAGEASGHVHAAPVGTHAANDTRSAPPIVAHDTDIEPEDTVFAFGPFRLIPAQRLLEEDNNPVRLGGRAFDLLLALVRRAGDIIGKDELITAVWRDLVIDESGLRVQMAALRKALGEHRTGVRHIATVSQRGYSLVTPVRRLQLSLTAPAYEEILRPAVPVRASLGTLPTVLTRIIGRDEAVDAVIRTLPTRRFVSLVGPGGMGKTTTALVAAARLAPAYQDGAFFVDLGALPDAERATEAVATALGMRTHTADSLQDIGNWVASKSMLIVLDNCEHVIAAAAAMVEFLLGQSPGIHVLATSREPLRAQGEWVQRLASLAIPVVTPQTSFETALSYPAFELFVERATANSDSVRFGDADVASIARLCTRLDGIPLAIELVAARAENFSLSSLTAALDNHLPLPTLGLRTALPRHQTLQATLDWSYALLQPSEQRLLRRLAIFRERFVLASAIAIDVDDGLNAESTLMATHESEMALMNLIAKSLVAAEKHDGEMQYRLLETTRAYAARALAASGELHEVSRRHALLCHRWLLRAAADFDVLLPAHWRMRYARSIDDVRAALTWSAGPDGDPQIEAMLTADSASLWFGIGAVQHYLGAVEKVMAQLPAAATGTSLEMRLLLAFGQTSIAMHGAVPQSRAALVRCIDIAQSLGDSDYQLRAHWGVFAWETYRGNHAAAHDAVEAFGAVARASHDERHCLAYHRVKAVCLQMLGQLSPALKHLRQALTPAGIVVRQLHGSPFQFDHRTAVFTQLSRILWLQGHADQAAAAVRDAIDTATTFDDALSLTYALAYAACPVSLWRGDLVAARRYIDMLKKCAESNGLMFWASWARLYDQVLRAREGATGLTNVDDTQLQISLVDMLPTLSEGYLSPLVLHRTSTGMNLWCVAEVMRVSADRVRAARPDQTRAAEASLRQALKIARDQGAHAWILRTSTSLARLLHEDGRHVEAQRALAGPLAAVTEGFDTADVIAATQLAETLRRNSGQASAA; from the coding sequence GTGAAACGACCTGCCTCCCTGCCAACCAGTCAGCCACACCCGCCTCACAGCGCGGGCGAGGCATCAGGTCACGTCCACGCTGCACCCGTTGGCACACACGCCGCCAACGACACCCGTTCTGCCCCACCGATCGTTGCACACGACACAGACATCGAGCCCGAAGATACGGTGTTTGCCTTCGGCCCGTTTCGGCTGATCCCTGCGCAGCGCCTGCTGGAAGAAGACAACAACCCGGTTCGTCTGGGCGGACGCGCGTTCGACCTGTTGCTGGCCCTGGTTCGGCGGGCCGGCGACATCATTGGCAAAGACGAGCTGATCACCGCCGTCTGGCGCGATCTGGTGATCGACGAAAGCGGGCTGCGTGTGCAGATGGCGGCCTTGCGCAAGGCCCTGGGCGAACACCGCACGGGCGTGCGCCATATCGCCACCGTGTCGCAGCGAGGCTATAGCCTGGTGACACCGGTTCGCCGGCTGCAACTGTCATTGACAGCGCCTGCCTACGAAGAGATTCTGCGTCCTGCCGTGCCGGTACGCGCATCGCTTGGCACCTTGCCCACCGTGCTGACCCGCATCATTGGGCGCGACGAAGCGGTAGATGCGGTGATCCGCACCTTGCCGACGCGGCGGTTCGTATCGCTGGTCGGCCCGGGCGGCATGGGCAAGACCACCACCGCGCTGGTGGCCGCCGCACGGCTGGCCCCGGCCTACCAGGACGGCGCGTTTTTTGTCGACCTTGGGGCGCTGCCCGACGCCGAGCGGGCGACAGAAGCCGTGGCCACGGCACTTGGCATGCGCACGCACACGGCAGACAGCCTGCAAGATATCGGCAACTGGGTCGCGTCCAAATCCATGCTGATCGTGCTGGACAACTGCGAGCACGTGATCGCGGCAGCGGCCGCCATGGTGGAATTTCTGCTGGGCCAGTCGCCAGGCATCCACGTACTGGCCACCAGTCGCGAACCGCTGCGTGCACAAGGCGAATGGGTGCAACGGTTGGCATCCTTGGCCATTCCTGTCGTCACCCCGCAAACCTCGTTCGAGACGGCGCTGAGCTACCCGGCTTTTGAACTCTTCGTGGAACGCGCCACGGCCAACAGCGACAGCGTCCGCTTTGGTGATGCAGACGTCGCCAGCATTGCGCGGCTGTGTACACGTCTTGATGGCATTCCGCTGGCAATCGAACTGGTCGCCGCGCGTGCCGAGAACTTCAGCCTGAGCAGCCTGACTGCCGCGCTGGACAATCACCTTCCGCTGCCGACGCTGGGCCTGCGCACTGCCCTGCCCCGCCATCAGACCTTGCAGGCAACGCTGGACTGGAGCTATGCCCTGCTGCAGCCCAGTGAACAGCGCCTGCTGCGTCGTCTGGCGATCTTCCGCGAACGCTTCGTCCTGGCGTCAGCCATTGCGATCGATGTCGATGACGGATTGAACGCCGAATCGACCCTCATGGCCACGCACGAGTCCGAAATGGCCTTGATGAACCTCATCGCCAAATCGCTGGTTGCGGCAGAAAAACACGACGGCGAGATGCAATACCGGTTGCTGGAAACCACCCGCGCCTACGCAGCACGCGCACTTGCAGCCAGCGGCGAACTTCACGAAGTATCCCGACGCCACGCGCTGCTGTGCCACCGCTGGCTGCTGCGTGCAGCGGCAGATTTCGACGTGCTGCTGCCGGCCCATTGGCGCATGCGTTATGCACGTTCGATTGACGACGTGCGCGCCGCACTGACCTGGTCCGCAGGCCCGGACGGCGACCCGCAGATCGAAGCCATGCTGACGGCGGATTCCGCGTCATTGTGGTTCGGGATCGGGGCCGTGCAGCACTATCTTGGCGCAGTCGAAAAGGTAATGGCGCAACTGCCTGCTGCCGCCACGGGAACCTCGCTGGAAATGCGTCTGCTGCTGGCCTTTGGTCAGACCAGCATTGCCATGCATGGTGCCGTGCCGCAGTCACGCGCTGCGCTGGTGCGTTGCATTGACATCGCGCAATCGCTGGGCGACTCGGACTACCAATTGCGTGCGCACTGGGGCGTCTTTGCCTGGGAAACCTATCGCGGCAATCATGCGGCTGCCCACGATGCGGTGGAAGCGTTCGGCGCGGTGGCGCGTGCCAGCCACGATGAACGTCATTGCCTGGCCTACCACCGGGTCAAGGCGGTGTGCCTGCAAATGCTTGGGCAGTTGTCACCCGCCTTGAAGCATTTGCGTCAGGCGCTGACGCCGGCGGGCATCGTCGTGCGTCAGTTGCATGGCAGCCCGTTCCAATTCGACCATCGCACTGCCGTCTTCACGCAGTTGTCCAGAATTCTGTGGCTGCAAGGACATGCCGATCAGGCCGCGGCAGCGGTGCGCGATGCCATCGATACCGCCACCACCTTTGACGATGCGCTGTCGCTCACCTATGCGCTTGCCTATGCCGCCTGTCCGGTGTCCTTATGGCGCGGTGACCTGGTTGCTGCGCGTCGCTACATCGACATGCTGAAAAAATGCGCCGAGAGCAATGGCCTGATGTTCTGGGCGTCCTGGGCACGGCTGTACGATCAGGTGCTGCGTGCCCGCGAGGGTGCGACGGGTCTGACGAACGTGGACGACACCCAGTTGCAGATCAGCCTGGTGGACATGCTGCCCACCTTGTCGGAAGGATATCTTTCTCCGCTGGTGCTGCACCGAACCAGCACCGGCATGAATCTGTGGTGTGTCGCGGAAGTCATGCGGGTGTCTGCAGACCGTGTGCGCGCGGCCCGACCAGACCAGACCCGCGCGGCAGAAGCCAGCTTGCGTCAGGCGCTGAAAATTGCACGTGACCAGGGTGCGCATGCCTGGATCTTGCGCACCAGCACCAGCCTGGCACGGCTGCTGCATGAAGACGGGCGGCATGTTGAGGCGCAACGGGCGCTTGCCGGCCCGCTGGCTGCGGTGACCGAGGGCTTCGACACCGCTGACGTTATCGCAGCCACGCAACTGGCCGAGACGTTGCGGCGAAATAGCGGGCAGGCCTCGGCGGCGTAG
- a CDS encoding M81 family metallopeptidase, translating into MRVFSGALATETNTFGPMPTGIAAFHERAYFRAGEHPDKMQMHSGPLWAAREVGPARGWTLIEGLVAAAVPNGLTTRHAYETLRDDLLNDLRAALPVDMALIGLHGAMVADGYEDCEGDLLARIREIAGPDTVIGATLDPHTHLSQKMTDSADVLICWKEYPHTDILERARELVQICADTHAGKIRPQAAVVDTGMIVSLHTTRQPARGFVDRCTALEGKDGILSVSIVHGFAWGDVPDMGTKMLVYSDALQDPSGVRANAVAQEIADALCAARDQFESPWPDIDTALDDALATDGSIVLADSADNAGGGAPSDSTYILRRLFERGIDSACVGPLWDAGAVKLAFDAGVGARLPMRIGGKICPQSGDPVDAIWTVKALKRDMLMNGLAGTLAKLGDCALIESQGVAVVICTIRTQAFGRDLFTQLGLNPEDRKIVVVKSSQHFYASFAPLAAKVIYVGAPGVVVRDLSMLPFANISRPKWPMDR; encoded by the coding sequence ATGCGTGTTTTCTCCGGTGCGCTCGCCACTGAGACCAATACCTTCGGCCCCATGCCCACGGGCATTGCCGCCTTCCATGAACGCGCCTATTTCCGGGCGGGCGAACACCCGGACAAGATGCAGATGCACAGCGGCCCGCTGTGGGCGGCGCGTGAAGTCGGTCCGGCGCGGGGGTGGACCTTGATCGAGGGGCTGGTGGCCGCCGCCGTGCCCAACGGGCTGACGACGCGCCATGCTTATGAAACCTTGCGCGATGACCTGCTGAACGACCTGCGTGCGGCCCTGCCGGTGGACATGGCCTTGATCGGCCTGCACGGCGCAATGGTGGCCGATGGTTATGAGGACTGTGAGGGCGACCTGCTGGCGCGCATCCGCGAGATTGCCGGGCCGGACACGGTGATTGGTGCCACGCTGGACCCGCACACCCACCTGAGCCAGAAGATGACGGACAGCGCCGATGTGCTGATCTGCTGGAAGGAGTATCCGCACACCGACATTCTGGAACGCGCTCGCGAGCTGGTGCAGATCTGTGCCGACACCCATGCGGGCAAGATCAGGCCGCAGGCGGCCGTGGTCGATACGGGCATGATCGTGTCACTGCACACCACACGCCAACCTGCGCGCGGCTTTGTCGATCGCTGCACCGCGCTGGAAGGCAAGGACGGCATTCTGTCGGTGTCCATCGTGCATGGTTTTGCCTGGGGCGACGTGCCCGACATGGGGACCAAGATGCTGGTCTACAGCGACGCGCTGCAAGACCCGAGTGGCGTGCGCGCCAACGCGGTGGCCCAGGAAATTGCCGATGCGCTGTGCGCGGCACGCGATCAGTTTGAAAGCCCCTGGCCTGACATCGATACCGCGCTGGACGATGCCTTGGCGACGGACGGCAGCATCGTGCTGGCCGACAGTGCCGACAACGCAGGCGGCGGCGCGCCCAGCGATTCCACCTACATCCTTCGTCGCTTGTTCGAACGCGGCATCGACAGCGCCTGCGTCGGCCCGCTGTGGGACGCCGGTGCCGTGAAGCTGGCCTTTGACGCAGGGGTGGGTGCAAGGCTGCCGATGCGCATTGGCGGCAAGATCTGCCCGCAGTCAGGTGACCCGGTTGACGCCATCTGGACGGTCAAGGCACTCAAGCGTGACATGTTGATGAACGGCCTGGCGGGCACGCTTGCCAAGCTGGGGGACTGCGCGCTGATCGAGTCGCAAGGTGTGGCGGTGGTGATCTGCACCATTCGCACGCAGGCATTTGGCCGCGATCTGTTCACGCAGCTTGGCCTGAACCCCGAGGACCGCAAAATCGTCGTGGTGAAATCCTCGCAGCACTTCTACGCGTCGTTTGCGCCCTTGGCTGCAAAGGTGATCTACGTGGGTGCGCCGGGCGTGGTGGTGCGCGATTTGTCGATGCTGCCCTTTGCCAACATCAGCCGCCCGAAGTGGCCGATGGACCGATAA
- a CDS encoding LysR family transcriptional regulator, translated as MNPSALNEKRLGYFSETVRSGSMRAAAEKLDVEASVVSRQIQQLEEDVGAVLLERRGRGVVPTEAGLLVMALCEERSLGEDTLRHRLWELQGLERGELRIVVGEGFLPALMDGVVHAFTRRYPRILVTVDTMGASEAVREVSAGRANLGIALSAPVDPGVHVVRERHQPVCVVASPQHAVAKGKRPIALADLAGYALALTTPGSGLRMLAQTAEQADGVRLSPSFTSNSVDALKRHVIATDSITFLTRFAIRQELARGELIARRTSNTVFEAAHAQLFVQQDRRASAALQALLKLAESARFLANPPATFAR; from the coding sequence ATGAACCCCTCCGCCCTCAACGAAAAGCGCCTTGGCTATTTCTCAGAGACCGTTCGCAGCGGCTCGATGCGCGCTGCTGCCGAAAAACTCGACGTCGAAGCCTCGGTAGTCAGCCGCCAGATTCAGCAGTTGGAAGAAGACGTTGGCGCGGTCCTGTTGGAACGTCGTGGACGCGGCGTGGTGCCGACCGAAGCAGGGCTGCTGGTCATGGCTTTGTGCGAGGAGCGCAGCTTGGGGGAAGACACCCTGCGTCATCGCTTGTGGGAACTACAAGGCCTGGAGCGCGGCGAACTGCGCATCGTGGTCGGTGAGGGGTTCCTGCCTGCTTTGATGGATGGCGTGGTTCACGCGTTCACACGCCGTTATCCGCGCATCCTGGTGACGGTTGACACCATGGGGGCCAGCGAAGCGGTGCGGGAAGTCTCGGCAGGCCGCGCCAACCTGGGTATCGCCCTGAGCGCGCCCGTCGACCCAGGCGTGCATGTGGTGCGCGAACGGCATCAGCCGGTATGCGTAGTGGCATCGCCGCAGCATGCGGTCGCGAAAGGGAAACGGCCAATTGCCTTGGCGGATTTGGCAGGTTATGCGCTGGCGCTGACGACCCCCGGCAGCGGCCTGCGCATGCTGGCACAGACTGCCGAGCAGGCCGACGGGGTGAGGCTGTCGCCCAGCTTCACCAGCAACTCTGTCGATGCGCTGAAACGCCATGTGATCGCCACCGATTCGATCACCTTCCTGACAAGATTTGCGATCCGGCAGGAACTGGCACGTGGTGAACTGATTGCGCGCCGGACATCCAACACGGTGTTCGAGGCAGCGCATGCCCAGTTGTTCGTGCAGCAGGATCGACGCGCGTCAGCTGCGCTGCAGGCCTTGTTGAAACTGGCGGAAAGTGCGCGGTTTCTGGCCAATCCCCCTGCGACGTTCGCCAGATAA